Part of the Paenibacillus sp. FSL R7-0273 genome is shown below.
TGTCTGTGAGCTGCTCGTTAGCAGAACCTTGCCGTTCACATCTGCAATGACCAGCGATTCCATCAGTACAGCATTATCCTGCTGAATGCCTGACAGATAGGAGAAAGCTGCCTGTTTTGCATTCTGGCCTGACGGATTACCGGCAAAGGCAGCCAGTGAATCATTACGGCTGGCAACATCCAGGAAATTCCCTGCAGCTGTAAGCTCAGTTCCAACCGCCTTGGCGGCTGAGCTTGTCGTCCCTTTAAGCTCCTCTTCAATCGTTGTCTGCAGGGCAGTTGAAGCCAGATTATAGGAAACAACCCCGGAAATAATCAGCGGGATACTGATGATCAGGAACAACAGGATGCTCATTTTTACTTTGATACTTAACTTCACTACATTCTCCCCTTTTCAGTCACAACAGACACTCTTCACACAGCGGCCGTTTCAATGCGTGCACACGCTTTTGTTAATAAACATTGTGTTATGGATCAGCTCGGCGCTGTCCGAGAAGCAGCGGATCAGATACAGGCCTCTTCCGCCATCCTCCAGGAGCTCATCATCACCGATTCTATCCGGGATGACCAGCTCATGCCCGCCGTTCCCGGCATCCTGAATTTGCAGGTTAAGCAGGTCTCCATCCAGCATATAGCGGATAGTGATCGGCTTGGTACAGTCACTCAGATTACCGTGATAATAGGCATTCGTGACTGCCTCCATCAGAATTAGCCGGATATCAAACGCGTACTGCTCCAGAGCAAGCTCCTCAATGATGCCTTCAATAATATTCAGGTGGTGTCCAAGACCCCAGAACCTCACTTCTTTATGTACAGTATCCATAATTCACTTCCTTGCTCAAGTAATAAGCAGATTCAGCCAGGTACAGTCATCCTGCAGCACTGAGCCTGTCAGCCTGCCGTGCAAGTACCCATATTCCCGGCAGAGCTCGCTTCCGTCAAACAGCAGCTCCATACCGTCACTATAAAAGCAGAAGCGGTCTCCGGTCTGAAAGCACAGCGATTTCTGTTCGAATTCACTGCTGCTGAACATCCCCAGCGGAGTGCCCTTAACAGTGATCTTCATCCCGTCTCCCCCGGAAGGCACGTACATGAACTCGTTGATCCCTGCCCCGGCCGCTTTCAATACACCTTTGCCAAAATCAAGATGAAAGCAGCAGCCGGCGATATAATCCTCACCCATGTGCTCTATAGCCTTGCGGTTCAGATCCTGCAGAATACGTTCCGGCTCCCGGCCGCTGTGCAGACTGTCCATAAACATAACTCGCAGGGCGGAAATGCTCAGTGCCGCAGAAATGCCTTTGCCCGCCACATCCCCGATAATACCGAGCACTTCAGCTTCATTGATCCGGTGAAAAATAAAAAAGTCGCCGCTGAGCGTATTCGCCGGTATATACAGCTTATCCAGAACCGCCTTGTCTTCCAGGGGAAACCCGACGGCGTGACGCTGCTCCTGAAGCCGGATCGCACGTTCCAGCTCCTTTTTCTTCTGCGTAATATCGCGGCACACCAGCTGCAGCGCCGAGGTATCATTGTAGCTGATCGGCACGCCGGAAATATCCAGATCATAGATCCGCCGGTCGCTGCGCCGGATATAGCGCTGTTCAATCCGGAAGCTGTCCTTTATACCCGTCATTGCCTTTAGCTTGTTGTATTCCGAGCTGCTGAGCGGCTCTTCGATGAAGAAATCATCAATGCCTTTGCCGAGCAGCTCGGCCTTCGGCAGGCCGAACAGCTTCTCAGTCCGCTGGTTGGCGAACAGAATAGTCCCGCCGCTGTATACCAGAATCGCCTCGGGACACAGCTCAACCAAATCCCTGTATCGCTCCTCACTCTCCCGCAGCCGCTTCTCTGAGATCATCCGTTCACTGATATCATGGATGACTGTATACACACAGCTGCGGCCAAGAATATTCATAGCTCCGGTATGAATCTCTACATCGGTCAGCCTTCCGGAGGCCAGGCGGTGTCTGGCCAGGAATACCTGATTTCCCCGGTATACCCCTCCGGGCAGGGCACTGCCTAGAAAGGTTCCGGCATCCGGCTCCGCACTCAAATCTGAAATCAGGAGCTTGCGGAAATCACGCAGCCGGTAGCCGTAAAATTGGCAGGCAGCACGGTTCGCATCCACGATACTGCCGTCAGCGGGGTCAATCATCAGGGTAATCAGATGGTTGTTTTCGTAAATACAGCCGTAATGATCCATACACTGGGCTGCGCTGGGCGCTTCCAGCTGATTCTTGCAATTCTTGTCTGTTGCCATGAAGTGATCCTCTATTCCATTCGGCATTAAATTCATATCATTATATACATTCCCGCGTCAGGTTTACCGTGAATTTCGACACATTTAGCCAAATAAGGAGAAATGGCATGAAACAGAATAAACCCGGCCGGTATCATGCAAGCATGATACCGGCCGGGTTTATAGAGGTTTATTTTACAGCTGAGTAAGGAGGATTGTTCCTTCCGGCGTAATCGCCAGCGTATGCTCATACTGAGCGGACAGCCCGCCGTCTATGGTCCGGGCAGTCCAACCGTCTGCGTCAGTCTTTGTCCGGTAGCTTCCTGTATTCAGCATGGGCTCGATCGTGAACACCATGCCCTCCTTCAGGCGCGGGCCTTTACCTGCAGGACCGTAGGAAGGGACATCCGGCTTTTCATGCATCTCCGAGCCGATGCCATGGCCGATGAAATCACGCACCACCGAGAAGCCGTTCGACTCCGCGTAGGTCTGGATCGCATGGGCAACATCCCCGACGCGGTTGCCGGCAACGGCCTGCTCGATGCCTTTGAACATGGACTCTTTGGTTATATCGAGCAGCTTCTGCGCCTGCTCGCTGATATTGCCTACTCCGTAGGACCAGGCAGAGTCTGCGAGCCAGCCGTTCAGGTTAACCACCATATCAATGGTTACAATATCTCCCTCTTTGAGCGGCTCCTTCTTAGGGAAGCCGTGGCAGATGACATCATTTACCGAGGCGCAGGTTGCGTATGGATATCCGTGGTAGCCCTTTTGCTCCGGAGTGGCCCCCTGGGACAGAATAAATTTCTCGGCAAATTCGTCAATCTCCCAGGTTGTGATACCCGGCTGTATAATTCCGGCAATCTGCCGGTGGCATTCGGCCAATATTTTGCCGGCTGCCCGCATTTTTCCGATTTCTTCCATCGATTTCATTATAATCATCTGATTCGCCTCTTCTGTACAGAACACATTACTCACTATAATGGCTCTTATAAATATTTTTGTTGCTTCTATATATTATGTAAGAAAACCGCCGAAAATCCAAATTCATTTTGCGCTTAGTAGCAATCTTGCCTTTTTTTCATAAAATAAGTCTGTGTAGGGAGGTAAGGAGGGATTGTTAGAATTGCATGATTAAGAAGAACAGGCACCGGCTTAAAAACTCCAGTAAAACCGTTCGGCTGCATCCCAAAACCAGAATGCTCATCGCCAAAACGGTAGTCCGCGCGCTCAAAGATATGAACAACCAGCAACCTGAAGTCCCTGGCAGTCTTCCGCAGATATCAGGCATCATGGAACATAAGCAAATCCGGATACTCATGGTATCCTCTATGACTGGGGAGTCCTTGTGGCAGGCAGAACAAATGATTGCCGAGCAGTTCAGGCTGCTGGTGAAGGAATTGGTCGCCATCAAGGCTTTTCAGAGCTTTTCGTCCGCGCTTAACCAGCTTAATCCTGATCTGCTGCTGGTCGTAGGGAATGCGGAGCCTTTTTCTGATAGCGATCTCGAGGTCATCCGCAAGGCGGCTTCGAAAAAAGCGATCTGGCTGGCCGACGGCCCGTTTACAAGTGAATCCACAGCACGAATGGCAGCATTGTTCGATTATGTATTTACGCAAAATACCCTACACATTCCCTTTTACCAGCATTCCGGCTGCAAACAAGTGTATTATCTTCCCTTTGCCGCCGACCGCAGTCTCTACTCTCCGGGACCGGTAAAGGAAGAATACAGATCAGACCTGTTGCTGCTTGGCGATGCCAGGGCTGCCGGCAAAGAATATGCGGAGAAAATCAAGCATGTGTTCAATATAAAAAAAACAGCGGCTGCCGGCACAGGCTGGGAGGAATACCCCGGACTTCAGGTGCTGCCGGAGGGTGCTGAGCTTCAGGATTATTATAATGGCGCCGAGCTGATTATCCATTGGGGCGGTCCGCCTGGCAGGGCACTCGACATTGCCGCCTGCGGGGCGTTCCAGTTGGCCGAGGCACATCCTAATATTTATCAGCACATGAATCCGGGTGAAGACATCATCACCTTTCATACGGCCGACGAGCTGCTGGAGAAGCTGCACCATTACACCAGTCATGTAGATGCCAAAAGAGCGGTGGCAAGCCGCGCATTATGGAAAAGCACTTATGATTACTCTTTTCTGCAGATGGCCGACAAGCTGATTTATACCGTTTTCCACCGCTGAATCAGCCCCCTTCCCGCAGCTTGAACGTCAGCCGGGAACTTTCGCCGCAGAAGAAGCAGGAGGTATATCTGTTGAAGCTGATCGCTTTTTTATTGCCGCAATTTCACCGTATCCCCGAGAATGACCAGTGGTGGGGTGAAGGATTTACGGAATGGACCAACACCCGGAAGGCGGTTCCGCTGTATTCTGGCCACCAGCAGCCCAAAGAGCCTTTTGAGCAGTACTATTATGATCTGACCGATGCTGCTGCCCGAAACTGGCAGGCAGAGGTTGCACGTGCCTACGGAATATACGGGTTCTGCTATTATCATTACTGGTTCAAGGGCAAGCCGCTGCTTGAGCGTCCCTTCAGACAGGTCCTGACCTCCGGCGAGCCGCAGTTTCCGTTCTGCCTGTCCTGGGCCAATGAATCCTGGACACGCAAATGGGACGGCGGCGATCAGGAGCTGCTGATCCGGCAGGATTATGGTGATGAAGAGGACTGGGAAATTCACTTTTATGAGCTGCTGAACGCTTTCCGGGATGAACGCTATATCCGGATCGGCAATAAGCCGGTGTTCATCCTTTACAGACCGGGGATCATCCCCCGGTGTGAAGAGATGCTGAAGCTGTGGAACAAGCTGGCGCTTCAGAACGGGCTGGACGGCATCTACTTTGTAAGAACACTCGGCGGCTTCGAGATCCCCGGCCAGAACGGGTTCGATGCGAGTGTGGAGTTCGAACCCCATTACACCTTTGCCCATGGTGACACACAGCGTCTCTGGCACTACATGAATATCGATGGTCGTGAGCATCTGGTATTTGATTATGATCAGGCGTGGCTGTCGATCCTGAACCGCTCCCATCACAGAAACGGTGAACAAATCTTTCCCGGAGCTTACGTCAACTGGGATAATACACCGCGTCTGGGTGAACGGGGCCAGAGCGCCATCGGTGCCTCCCCGCGTAAGTTCGGCTGGTATCTTGCCAAGCAGATCGAGCGGGCCAAACATCTGTATCAGAGCGAATTCCTGTTTATCAACGCCTGGAACGAATGGGGCGAGGGGGCTTTTCTTGAGCCTGACCAGAAGCATCAGTTCCGTTATCTGGAGGAGGTCAGGAAGGCGCTGGAGCAGGCAGGAGCTTTTCCTGCCGGGAATATCAAGACTTAGGCCAGCTGGATGGCAAGGCTGGGCGTACCGCTGCTGACATCAATGAACAGCACATAATCAAGGCCATCCGTGCCCTTTAACATTAGTCCGGGCTGGGAAACTGCCCCTGTTGCATAGAATCTGATCTGCTGCAGGCTTGCGCCTCCGGCGGGCAGCACCGGCTGGTTGCTTGCCCCTACGCGGTAGTTTGCCCAGAGGCTGCCCCCGGCATCTACATCTGTGCCTGTTACAAGGCTATTAACGATAGACTGGTTGCCGTTAACCTGCAGATCTCCCGTAATTGTCTGGCTGCCATTTACATTCAGATGCTGGGCTATCGTCTCATTTCCGTTCACCTGAAGGTCCTGCTGTATGGTCTGGCTACCGGTAACCAAGACGTTGTCAAAGGTTGGCATAGCTATCATCCCTTTCAATTGTGTTGCTATATTATATGTGACTTTTGGAAGATGGCTATAGTACAACCATACAGATTTGCTGGCTTTCCGTTCCGGGCAGGGTTAAAGGACACAAAAAG
Proteins encoded:
- a CDS encoding ATP-binding protein, producing MDTVHKEVRFWGLGHHLNIIEGIIEELALEQYAFDIRLILMEAVTNAYYHGNLSDCTKPITIRYMLDGDLLNLQIQDAGNGGHELVIPDRIGDDELLEDGGRGLYLIRCFSDSAELIHNTMFINKSVCTH
- a CDS encoding PAS domain S-box protein, with product MATDKNCKNQLEAPSAAQCMDHYGCIYENNHLITLMIDPADGSIVDANRAACQFYGYRLRDFRKLLISDLSAEPDAGTFLGSALPGGVYRGNQVFLARHRLASGRLTDVEIHTGAMNILGRSCVYTVIHDISERMISEKRLRESEERYRDLVELCPEAILVYSGGTILFANQRTEKLFGLPKAELLGKGIDDFFIEEPLSSSEYNKLKAMTGIKDSFRIEQRYIRRSDRRIYDLDISGVPISYNDTSALQLVCRDITQKKKELERAIRLQEQRHAVGFPLEDKAVLDKLYIPANTLSGDFFIFHRINEAEVLGIIGDVAGKGISAALSISALRVMFMDSLHSGREPERILQDLNRKAIEHMGEDYIAGCCFHLDFGKGVLKAAGAGINEFMYVPSGGDGMKITVKGTPLGMFSSSEFEQKSLCFQTGDRFCFYSDGMELLFDGSELCREYGYLHGRLTGSVLQDDCTWLNLLIT
- the map gene encoding type I methionyl aminopeptidase, with the translated sequence MIIMKSMEEIGKMRAAGKILAECHRQIAGIIQPGITTWEIDEFAEKFILSQGATPEQKGYHGYPYATCASVNDVICHGFPKKEPLKEGDIVTIDMVVNLNGWLADSAWSYGVGNISEQAQKLLDITKESMFKGIEQAVAGNRVGDVAHAIQTYAESNGFSVVRDFIGHGIGSEMHEKPDVPSYGPAGKGPRLKEGMVFTIEPMLNTGSYRTKTDADGWTARTIDGGLSAQYEHTLAITPEGTILLTQL
- a CDS encoding glycosyltransferase family protein gives rise to the protein MIKKNRHRLKNSSKTVRLHPKTRMLIAKTVVRALKDMNNQQPEVPGSLPQISGIMEHKQIRILMVSSMTGESLWQAEQMIAEQFRLLVKELVAIKAFQSFSSALNQLNPDLLLVVGNAEPFSDSDLEVIRKAASKKAIWLADGPFTSESTARMAALFDYVFTQNTLHIPFYQHSGCKQVYYLPFAADRSLYSPGPVKEEYRSDLLLLGDARAAGKEYAEKIKHVFNIKKTAAAGTGWEEYPGLQVLPEGAELQDYYNGAELIIHWGGPPGRALDIAACGAFQLAEAHPNIYQHMNPGEDIITFHTADELLEKLHHYTSHVDAKRAVASRALWKSTYDYSFLQMADKLIYTVFHR
- a CDS encoding glycosyltransferase WbsX family protein, whose product is MKLIAFLLPQFHRIPENDQWWGEGFTEWTNTRKAVPLYSGHQQPKEPFEQYYYDLTDAAARNWQAEVARAYGIYGFCYYHYWFKGKPLLERPFRQVLTSGEPQFPFCLSWANESWTRKWDGGDQELLIRQDYGDEEDWEIHFYELLNAFRDERYIRIGNKPVFILYRPGIIPRCEEMLKLWNKLALQNGLDGIYFVRTLGGFEIPGQNGFDASVEFEPHYTFAHGDTQRLWHYMNIDGREHLVFDYDQAWLSILNRSHHRNGEQIFPGAYVNWDNTPRLGERGQSAIGASPRKFGWYLAKQIERAKHLYQSEFLFINAWNEWGEGAFLEPDQKHQFRYLEEVRKALEQAGAFPAGNIKT